A section of the bacterium SCSIO 12696 genome encodes:
- the speB gene encoding agmatinase: protein MTDTFNQPLGGNQMPRFGGIASMFRLPTQETADGLDIALIGVPLDIGTSNRTGTRYGPRQIRSESVLVRPYGMYTRAAPFDSFQVADIGDVPVNPFSLEKSIEIIEHYYDGVMATGAKTVSFGGDHTVALPILRALHKKHGQMALIHVDAHADINDTMFGAKVAHGTIFRRAIEEGLVDPNKMTQIGLRATGYSASDFDWARDRGVQVVQAEECWHQSLEPLMAQVRDRIGPDTPCYLSFDIDGLDPSVAPGTGTPEPAGLTAAQGLQIIRGSWGLNMVGADLVEVSPPYDTTGNTALLAANLIFEMLCSFPGCVRR, encoded by the coding sequence ATGACCGACACTTTCAATCAACCTCTTGGCGGCAACCAAATGCCCCGTTTTGGCGGCATTGCCTCCATGTTCAGGCTGCCCACTCAAGAAACCGCCGATGGCCTGGATATCGCCTTGATCGGCGTGCCACTGGATATTGGCACCAGCAACCGTACCGGCACCCGTTATGGGCCGCGGCAGATCCGCAGCGAGTCTGTATTGGTGCGGCCCTATGGAATGTACACACGGGCCGCCCCCTTTGACAGCTTTCAGGTAGCGGATATTGGTGACGTGCCGGTCAACCCGTTTAGCCTGGAAAAATCCATCGAGATTATCGAGCACTACTACGACGGCGTGATGGCTACTGGCGCCAAAACCGTTTCCTTTGGCGGCGACCACACCGTGGCGCTGCCCATTCTGCGGGCACTGCATAAAAAACATGGCCAAATGGCACTGATTCACGTAGACGCCCACGCTGATATCAACGACACCATGTTTGGCGCAAAAGTCGCCCACGGCACCATCTTTCGCCGCGCTATTGAAGAAGGCTTGGTAGACCCCAACAAAATGACCCAAATTGGCCTGCGTGCCACCGGGTATTCCGCCAGTGATTTCGACTGGGCCCGAGATCGCGGCGTGCAGGTGGTACAGGCGGAAGAGTGCTGGCATCAATCCCTTGAACCACTGATGGCGCAAGTGCGTGATCGCATTGGCCCGGATACGCCCTGCTATCTGAGCTTTGATATTGATGGCCTCGACCCATCCGTCGCACCGGGCACTGGCACCCCGGAGCCCGCTGGTTTGACCGCCGCCCAAGGGTTGCAAATTATCCGCGGCAGCTGGGGGCTAAATATGGTGGGCGCCGATCTGGTGGAGGTCTCTCCGCCTTACGACACCACCGGCAATACTGCTCTATTGGCAGCGAACCTGATTTTTGAGATGTTGTGCAGCTTTCCGGGGTGTGTGAGAAGGTGA
- the rimK gene encoding 30S ribosomal protein S6--L-glutamate ligase yields MPSQHKLIVGSEEWCSFPSLGMPAIKARVDSGAKTSSLHAFNIQSFTRNSQAWVSFDVHPLQGDRSTTVHCESPVVDRRFIKSSNGTREKRYVIMAPVQIGGDIWEIELTLSNRDTMGYRMLLGREAMSGRMLVDPAASFCLGELSNSEITQLYGIVERAASGLKIGVLASNPDLYSNRRIMEAGAERGHEMIFLNIKQCYMKLDAEEPEVYYRGGRVLNDLDAVIPRIRPSLTFYGCALTRHFESLGVFTLNSSAAVTSSRDKLYSLQLLQKSGLDIPTTGFANSPIDTNDLIEMVGGAPLIVKLLEGTQGRGVVLAETKKAAESVINAIKSLKANLLVQEFIKEASGKDLRCFVIDGKVVASIERTAAPGEFRANIHQGGSASIVKVTAAEKKLAIKAAKTMGLKVAGVDIIRSSKGPLLLEVNSSPGLEGIESATQIDVAGAMIGSIEKALDWVKKSK; encoded by the coding sequence ATGCCGTCACAACACAAACTGATTGTTGGCAGTGAAGAGTGGTGCTCATTCCCCAGTTTAGGTATGCCTGCCATCAAGGCGCGAGTGGATTCCGGAGCCAAAACTTCGTCGCTGCATGCCTTTAATATCCAGTCTTTTACCCGAAATTCCCAGGCTTGGGTCAGTTTTGATGTGCACCCACTGCAGGGAGATCGCAGCACCACTGTGCACTGCGAATCTCCGGTTGTGGATCGCCGTTTTATCAAAAGCTCCAACGGCACCCGCGAGAAGCGCTATGTGATTATGGCGCCGGTACAAATCGGTGGTGATATCTGGGAAATTGAGTTGACCCTGAGCAATCGCGATACCATGGGTTACCGTATGTTGTTGGGGCGCGAGGCCATGAGCGGCCGCATGCTGGTAGACCCCGCTGCCAGCTTTTGCCTGGGCGAATTGTCCAATAGCGAGATTACCCAGCTGTACGGTATCGTGGAGCGCGCTGCCAGTGGCCTAAAGATTGGTGTGCTGGCCAGCAACCCGGATCTGTACAGCAATCGGCGGATCATGGAAGCCGGTGCCGAACGTGGCCACGAAATGATCTTCCTCAATATCAAACAGTGCTATATGAAACTGGATGCGGAAGAGCCCGAGGTGTATTACCGTGGCGGCCGCGTGCTCAACGATCTGGATGCGGTGATTCCCCGCATCCGTCCCAGTCTCACCTTTTACGGTTGTGCCCTGACTCGCCATTTCGAGAGCCTGGGGGTGTTTACCCTCAATTCCTCGGCAGCGGTCACCTCATCCCGCGACAAGCTGTATTCACTGCAATTGCTGCAAAAAAGCGGCCTGGATATTCCCACTACTGGATTTGCCAACTCCCCTATCGATACTAACGACTTGATCGAAATGGTGGGTGGCGCACCGTTGATCGTAAAACTGCTGGAGGGTACCCAGGGGCGCGGCGTGGTATTGGCAGAAACCAAGAAAGCCGCAGAGAGCGTGATCAACGCCATCAAATCCCTGAAGGCCAATCTGCTTGTGCAGGAATTTATCAAGGAAGCCAGCGGCAAAGATCTGCGCTGTTTTGTCATCGATGGCAAAGTGGTAGCCTCCATCGAACGCACCGCCGCCCCCGGTGAGTTTCGCGCTAACATCCACCAGGGGGGCAGTGCTTCTATCGTGAAGGTGACTGCCGCGGAGAAAAAGCTGGCGATCAAAGCGGCCAAAACTATGGGTCTGAAGGTGGCTGGCGTGGATATTATTCGCTCCAGCAAAGGGCCGTTACTGCTGGAGGTTAACTCGTCACCGGGCCTGGAAGGCATCGAATCTGCCACTCAGATTGATGTTGCCGGCGCCATGATTGGGTCTATTGAAAAGGCGTTGGATTGGGTGAAAAAGTCGAAGTAG
- a CDS encoding patatin-like phospholipase family protein encodes MDKVGLALGGGGVRGLAHILALETMDHCSIKPAAIAGTSMGAIIGALYASGLSGEEIHAGVYRHTIRKSDELKSILAKKSDLLKWLKLATPTLRRGGFLNADGALLYLLDLIEVRSFEDLSIPLNVVATDYWSGEAVVFNSGELLPALKASMAIPGVFPPVKIDGRVLVDGGVANNLPYDLLPAHCTKTIALDVAPTRQPPPEKTVPGMLDSVLGMFDILLENADRQRITGSPPSIYLKPEIIGVRTLDFDMIEEVFEQAKPAMAGFEKELQALMKTVNE; translated from the coding sequence ATGGATAAAGTGGGGCTTGCCTTGGGCGGTGGCGGTGTTCGCGGCCTGGCCCATATTTTGGCGCTGGAAACAATGGATCATTGCAGCATTAAACCTGCAGCCATTGCGGGTACCAGTATGGGGGCCATTATTGGTGCGCTGTACGCATCCGGCTTGTCGGGGGAAGAAATTCACGCCGGAGTGTATCGCCACACCATTCGCAAAAGCGACGAGTTAAAGAGCATTCTGGCGAAGAAATCAGACTTGCTGAAATGGTTGAAGCTGGCAACCCCCACATTGCGCCGAGGCGGCTTTTTAAATGCAGACGGGGCGCTCTTATACCTGCTGGATTTAATTGAAGTACGCTCCTTTGAAGATTTGAGCATTCCTCTTAATGTGGTAGCGACGGATTACTGGAGCGGTGAAGCAGTAGTATTTAATTCCGGCGAATTACTGCCCGCCCTCAAAGCCAGCATGGCGATACCTGGGGTGTTTCCACCCGTAAAAATTGACGGCCGCGTATTGGTGGACGGTGGAGTCGCCAATAACCTGCCTTATGACCTGTTACCCGCGCACTGCACGAAAACCATCGCTCTTGATGTAGCACCGACACGCCAGCCTCCACCAGAAAAAACTGTTCCCGGCATGTTGGATTCTGTGTTGGGAATGTTTGATATCTTGCTGGAAAACGCCGACCGGCAACGCATTACCGGCTCACCACCATCAATTTACTTGAAACCAGAAATTATCGGTGTACGCACCCTGGACTTTGACATGATTGAGGAGGTATTTGAACAGGCCAAACCGGCCATGGCAGGCTTTGAGAAAGAGCTACAGGCTTTGATGAAAACTGTTAATGAATA
- a CDS encoding long-chain fatty acid--CoA ligase produces MQAQMMDFPLTVTSVMRHAQRAHATTRVASITLDNPAQEYDWSEAFRRVAQLGNGLKTLGVQQGDRVATLAWNDHRHLELYFAVAGIGAVCHTVNPRLFPEQVAYILNHAEDQWVFVDPLIVPLLEKLHPSLPSVKGYVVLTDRSHMPETALINVFCYEELLAAEDDHCQWPDLDENSAAGLCYTSGTTGDPKGVLYSHRSIVLHAMAAALPDVMAVSSRSVLMPLVPMFHVNAWGAPYVAALTGASLVLPGPKMLDGEVICGLINRYQVSYSLGVPTIWMALVEYLKGSGEGVPSLQEVVVGGAACPESLKQALESFDVQVSPGWGMTETSPLGAYYRPPANLGELPLERQQEYRKKAGRCIYGLEMKIEGPDGVELPWDGQSAGELKVRGPWVTAGYYRRDEDGHFQEGWFATGDVATIDPLGYMAITDRVKDVIKSGGEWISSIEVENAAMGHPAVQEAAVIGIPDPKWTERPLLVVVLHPASGATAEEILAYLKGKIADWWIPDVCEFVAELPHTATGKISKKTLREQMSSYME; encoded by the coding sequence ATGCAGGCACAAATGATGGATTTTCCGCTTACTGTGACATCTGTTATGCGTCACGCACAGCGCGCCCATGCAACCACCAGAGTCGCCTCAATCACCTTGGACAACCCGGCCCAAGAGTACGATTGGAGTGAGGCTTTTCGCCGTGTTGCCCAGTTGGGCAATGGCTTGAAAACACTGGGGGTGCAACAGGGTGATCGGGTTGCCACATTGGCCTGGAACGACCATCGCCACCTGGAGTTGTATTTTGCGGTGGCTGGTATAGGCGCTGTGTGTCACACCGTGAACCCGCGCCTGTTTCCGGAGCAAGTGGCTTATATCCTCAACCACGCTGAAGACCAGTGGGTGTTTGTAGACCCGCTGATTGTTCCCCTGCTGGAAAAGCTGCACCCCAGCCTGCCCAGTGTGAAAGGCTATGTGGTGCTGACGGATCGCTCCCACATGCCGGAAACCGCTTTGATAAACGTTTTTTGCTATGAAGAGTTACTGGCAGCAGAAGATGACCACTGCCAGTGGCCGGATCTGGATGAAAACAGCGCTGCCGGGCTTTGTTATACCTCGGGTACTACCGGCGACCCCAAAGGGGTGCTCTATAGCCATCGAAGCATTGTGTTGCACGCGATGGCGGCAGCACTGCCCGATGTAATGGCGGTGAGTAGCCGCAGTGTGTTGATGCCCTTGGTGCCTATGTTTCATGTGAATGCCTGGGGTGCCCCTTATGTGGCTGCACTCACCGGTGCAAGCTTGGTTCTCCCAGGGCCGAAAATGCTCGATGGCGAGGTGATTTGCGGGCTCATTAATCGCTATCAGGTTAGTTACTCGCTGGGTGTGCCTACCATTTGGATGGCACTGGTAGAGTATTTGAAGGGCAGTGGCGAGGGAGTCCCTTCCCTGCAAGAGGTGGTGGTGGGTGGTGCTGCGTGCCCGGAATCCCTGAAACAGGCACTGGAAAGTTTTGATGTTCAAGTCAGTCCCGGCTGGGGGATGACCGAAACCAGTCCTCTGGGTGCCTACTATCGTCCGCCGGCCAATCTCGGTGAACTGCCCCTTGAACGCCAACAGGAATATCGCAAAAAGGCTGGCCGCTGTATTTATGGACTGGAAATGAAAATTGAAGGCCCGGACGGTGTAGAACTGCCTTGGGATGGTCAAAGCGCGGGTGAATTAAAAGTGCGTGGCCCTTGGGTGACGGCTGGCTATTATCGCCGTGATGAAGACGGTCATTTCCAAGAGGGTTGGTTTGCCACCGGTGATGTGGCCACCATTGATCCCCTGGGGTACATGGCGATCACCGATCGAGTAAAGGATGTGATTAAATCCGGGGGCGAGTGGATCAGCTCCATTGAGGTTGAAAATGCCGCTATGGGCCACCCGGCGGTTCAGGAGGCAGCGGTGATTGGCATCCCTGATCCGAAATGGACGGAACGGCCGCTGTTGGTGGTGGTGCTGCATCCGGCCAGTGGTGCGACGGCAGAGGAGATATTGGCGTATCTAAAAGGCAAAATAGCCGACTGGTGGATACCCGATGTCTGCGAGTTTGTGGCGGAACTGCCACATACTGCCACTGGTAAGATCAGCAAGAAAACCCTCAGGGAACAGATGAGTAGTTATATGGAGTAA
- a CDS encoding aldehyde dehydrogenase family protein has product MTSVAVEAGTPVETIAELVAQSREAQAVIAGYSQEQVDALVKVVGKVVFDNAEELARMAVDESRLGVYEDKILKNKGKSRTIWNNLKGVKSIGIIGHDEEKNLHLVAKPIGVVGAVTPCTNPVVTPMCNAMFALKGGNAIVVAAHPSVQKMSEYLVSLWHAEFDKLGAPRNLIQVVKQGSIEKTNELMKLADVVVATGGMAMVKAAYSSGKPSFGVGAGNVQCIFDRDIDFNAAAEKVVAGAAFDNGIICSSEQSVIAHEDDYDTVIEALLATGKVAYFDNPETVEQFRKALYNEDGVMHREVIGQSSQIIGQRAGVEIADGVRVILLKAEGIGREDVLCKEKLCSVLSTFKYKTFDEALHIAQSNLNYEGKGHSCSIHSDNEDHIKQAGLELTVSRLVVNQPSSLSAGGSFFNGFAPTTTLGCGSWGNNSISENLDWKHMVNISRVGLPIADAVQPEDEVIWA; this is encoded by the coding sequence ATGACAAGCGTAGCAGTAGAAGCTGGCACTCCGGTAGAAACCATTGCCGAGTTGGTGGCTCAGTCCAGAGAGGCTCAGGCCGTTATTGCCGGTTACAGCCAGGAGCAGGTTGACGCGTTGGTAAAGGTGGTCGGCAAGGTTGTTTTTGACAACGCCGAAGAGCTGGCGCGTATGGCAGTGGACGAAAGTCGTCTGGGCGTTTACGAAGACAAAATCCTCAAGAACAAGGGTAAATCCAGAACCATCTGGAACAACCTGAAAGGTGTTAAATCCATCGGCATTATCGGCCACGATGAAGAAAAGAACCTTCACTTGGTGGCCAAGCCCATCGGCGTGGTGGGTGCAGTGACTCCGTGCACCAACCCGGTGGTAACGCCCATGTGTAATGCCATGTTCGCCCTCAAAGGCGGCAACGCTATTGTGGTAGCGGCACACCCCAGCGTGCAAAAAATGTCCGAGTACCTGGTGTCTCTGTGGCACGCGGAATTCGACAAGCTGGGCGCCCCCAGAAACCTGATCCAGGTTGTTAAGCAGGGTTCTATTGAGAAAACCAATGAGCTGATGAAGCTGGCTGACGTCGTGGTTGCCACCGGTGGTATGGCCATGGTGAAAGCTGCCTACTCCAGCGGCAAGCCTTCCTTCGGCGTGGGTGCAGGCAACGTGCAGTGCATCTTTGACCGCGACATCGACTTCAACGCTGCCGCTGAAAAAGTGGTTGCCGGTGCTGCTTTCGACAACGGCATTATCTGTTCTTCCGAGCAATCTGTGATTGCCCACGAAGACGATTACGACACCGTCATCGAAGCGCTGTTGGCGACCGGGAAAGTGGCTTACTTTGATAATCCGGAAACCGTTGAGCAATTCCGCAAAGCGCTCTACAACGAAGACGGTGTGATGCACCGCGAAGTGATTGGACAATCTTCCCAGATTATCGGTCAGCGTGCCGGTGTTGAGATTGCCGACGGCGTTCGTGTGATTCTGCTCAAAGCAGAAGGTATCGGTCGCGAAGACGTGCTCTGTAAAGAGAAGCTGTGTTCTGTGCTGTCTACGTTCAAGTACAAGACGTTTGACGAAGCCCTGCACATTGCTCAGTCCAACCTCAACTACGAGGGCAAAGGGCACTCTTGCAGCATTCATTCCGACAACGAAGACCACATCAAGCAAGCGGGTCTGGAACTGACCGTTAGCCGCCTGGTGGTTAACCAGCCTTCCTCCCTAAGCGCGGGTGGTTCCTTCTTCAACGGTTTTGCACCTACCACCACCCTGGGTTGTGGTTCCTGGGGCAACAACAGCATCTCGGAAAACCTGGACTGGAAACACATGGTGAATATCTCCCGTGTGGGCCTGCCCATTGCCGATGCGGTTCAGCCGGAAGACGAAGTTATCTGGGCGTAA
- the gabT gene encoding 4-aminobutyrate--2-oxoglutarate transaminase, whose translation MTTNAELQARKEQAIARGQGNLAPFYIDRADNAELWDVEGNRYIDFGSGIAVVNTGHNHPKVKAAVQAQLEKFSHTCVMVTPYDSAVELAEQLNQLAPGDTPKKTIFVTTGAEAVENCIKIARAHTGRRGVIAFNGGFHGRTMMAMGLTGKVTPYKNLFGPFPSEIFHAPYPIPYHGISEEDSLKALHNLFKVDIEPQDVAAIILEPVQGEGGFYPASNSFMQALRALCDEHGIMLIADEIQTGFARTGKFFATEYSGVEPDLMTAAKGIAGGFPIAAVIGKAEVMDAPNPGGLGGTYGGSPIGCAAGLAVLDVIKEEGLVERANHVGGLFGERLRALQAQYPNLIGEIRSERGAMIAMELIQNGDSEQPNPELTKALVAKGQEKGLILLSCGFRSNVIRFLPALTITDEVANEGLDILAQCFAELS comes from the coding sequence ATGACGACTAACGCAGAACTCCAGGCTCGTAAAGAGCAGGCTATCGCCCGTGGTCAGGGCAACTTGGCACCGTTTTATATCGACCGCGCCGACAATGCCGAACTGTGGGATGTGGAAGGCAACCGCTACATCGACTTTGGCAGCGGTATTGCGGTAGTGAACACCGGCCACAACCACCCCAAGGTAAAGGCGGCGGTTCAAGCCCAGCTGGAAAAATTCAGCCACACTTGCGTGATGGTGACTCCTTACGACAGCGCGGTTGAACTGGCCGAGCAGCTGAACCAGCTGGCTCCCGGTGACACCCCCAAGAAAACCATCTTCGTCACCACCGGTGCCGAAGCGGTGGAAAACTGCATTAAAATCGCTCGCGCCCACACCGGCCGTCGCGGTGTTATCGCCTTTAACGGCGGCTTCCACGGCCGTACCATGATGGCCATGGGCCTCACTGGTAAAGTGACTCCGTACAAAAATCTGTTTGGCCCGTTCCCCAGTGAAATCTTCCACGCGCCGTACCCGATTCCCTACCACGGCATCAGCGAAGAAGACTCCCTGAAAGCCTTGCACAACCTGTTTAAAGTAGACATTGAGCCCCAGGATGTGGCGGCTATTATCCTTGAGCCGGTTCAAGGGGAAGGCGGCTTCTATCCCGCGTCTAACAGCTTTATGCAAGCCCTGCGCGCGCTCTGTGACGAGCACGGCATTATGCTGATTGCCGACGAAATCCAGACTGGCTTTGCCCGTACTGGTAAGTTCTTCGCCACCGAATACTCCGGTGTGGAACCCGACCTGATGACCGCTGCCAAAGGCATCGCCGGTGGCTTCCCTATCGCTGCCGTTATTGGTAAAGCAGAGGTAATGGACGCTCCTAATCCCGGTGGTTTGGGTGGTACTTACGGTGGTTCCCCCATCGGCTGTGCCGCAGGACTGGCAGTTCTGGATGTGATTAAAGAAGAAGGCCTGGTAGAGCGCGCCAACCACGTGGGCGGCCTGTTCGGCGAGCGTCTGCGCGCCCTGCAAGCTCAGTACCCGAACCTGATTGGCGAGATTCGCAGCGAACGCGGTGCTATGATTGCCATGGAATTGATCCAAAACGGCGACAGCGAACAGCCCAACCCTGAACTCACCAAAGCTCTGGTGGCCAAAGGTCAGGAAAAAGGGTTGATCTTGTTGTCTTGTGGTTTCCGCAGCAATGTTATCCGCTTCCTGCCCGCACTGACCATCACTGATGAGGTGGCCAATGAGGGCTTGGATATTCTGGCACAGTGCTTTGCAGAACTTAGCTAG
- a CDS encoding NAD-dependent succinate-semialdehyde dehydrogenase produces the protein MALALNDAALLKTSAYINGQWVPADSGETLAVTNPATGETLAEVAKCGTAETRRAIEAAEVAQRDWKRRPAKERAAFLRNWYNLMIQHQDDLAAILTAEQGKPLAEAKGEIVYGANYVEWFAEEAKRVYGDTIPHPSNDKRLVCIKQPVGVVGCITPWNFPNAMLTRKIAPALAAGCTVVCKPANATPLSAYAIVELAERAGIPAGVINVVTGTTREIGDEITGNEIVRKVTFTGSTPVGKHLMEQCAATVKRTSMELGGNAPFIIFDDADLDAAVQGVLISKYRNAGQTCVCSNRILVQEGIYDEFANKLVQAVKDGFTVGNGVDDGVNFGPLIDEGAANGVCELIDDAVERGATLATGGRSPLGGAFVEPTVLTNVCDGMRVFREEIFGPVAPLIKFSSEQQAIDMANDSEFGLASYFYSRDIGRIWRVSEELEYGIVGVNDGSISNEMAPFGGIKESGDGREGSKYGLDDYLEIKYMCLGGIDQ, from the coding sequence ATGGCGCTGGCTTTGAACGACGCAGCCCTGCTCAAAACCTCGGCCTACATCAATGGCCAATGGGTGCCCGCCGACAGCGGCGAAACCCTGGCGGTAACCAACCCCGCCACCGGAGAAACTTTGGCCGAAGTGGCCAAGTGCGGCACCGCCGAAACCCGCCGCGCCATTGAAGCTGCAGAAGTCGCCCAGCGTGACTGGAAACGCCGCCCCGCCAAAGAGCGCGCCGCGTTTTTGCGCAACTGGTACAACCTGATGATTCAGCACCAGGACGACCTGGCTGCTATCCTTACTGCGGAGCAGGGCAAACCCCTGGCCGAGGCCAAGGGCGAAATTGTTTACGGTGCCAACTATGTAGAGTGGTTTGCCGAAGAAGCCAAGCGCGTATACGGTGATACTATTCCCCACCCCAGCAACGACAAACGCCTGGTGTGTATCAAGCAGCCAGTGGGTGTGGTGGGTTGTATTACTCCCTGGAACTTCCCCAATGCCATGCTAACCCGTAAAATTGCCCCGGCTCTGGCCGCTGGCTGTACGGTGGTGTGTAAACCCGCCAACGCTACCCCATTGTCGGCCTATGCAATTGTGGAGCTGGCAGAGCGTGCTGGCATCCCTGCAGGTGTTATCAATGTGGTCACTGGTACCACTCGTGAGATCGGCGACGAAATTACTGGCAACGAAATCGTCCGTAAGGTCACCTTTACCGGCTCGACCCCAGTGGGCAAGCACTTGATGGAGCAATGCGCCGCTACGGTTAAACGCACGTCCATGGAACTGGGTGGTAACGCGCCCTTTATCATCTTTGATGATGCGGACCTGGACGCTGCGGTACAGGGTGTACTGATTTCCAAGTACCGCAATGCCGGCCAAACCTGCGTGTGTTCTAATCGCATTCTGGTGCAGGAAGGCATTTACGACGAATTTGCCAACAAGTTGGTACAGGCGGTGAAGGACGGCTTTACCGTGGGCAACGGTGTTGATGACGGTGTGAACTTTGGCCCGTTGATCGACGAAGGCGCAGCCAATGGCGTGTGTGAGTTGATCGACGATGCGGTGGAAAGAGGGGCAACCCTGGCCACCGGTGGTCGCTCCCCGTTGGGTGGTGCTTTTGTGGAGCCCACCGTACTCACCAATGTGTGCGACGGTATGCGGGTATTCCGCGAAGAAATCTTTGGCCCGGTGGCGCCGCTGATCAAATTCAGCAGCGAACAACAGGCTATCGACATGGCCAACGACAGTGAGTTTGGTCTGGCGTCGTATTTCTACTCCCGTGACATCGGCCGCATTTGGCGTGTGTCCGAAGAGTTGGAATACGGCATTGTCGGCGTTAACGATGGCAGCATTTCCAATGAAATGGCGCCATTTGGCGGCATTAAGGAATCCGGTGATGGTCGCGAAGGCTCCAAGTACGGCCTCGACGATTACCTGGAAATCAAATACATGTGCCTCGGTGGCATAGATCAGTAA